A window of bacterium HR17 contains these coding sequences:
- the dprA gene encoding DNA processing protein DprA has product MTPDETLAWLRLNRSGLSPQRQRQLLDAFGAPAAIFAAPDTVLLRLPGFNEAALSKLRQAQHDAQPERDLWKLERLGAWLLTIHDERYPPLLRRLSDAPVALYVLGTVEPADERLVAVVGTRRPSDYGRRVAYHIGAELAAAGITVVSGLAEGIDTAAHKGALDVGGRTFAVLGCGLDRLYPRSNKMLARRIADNGALLTEFPLGATPQPWHFPQRNRLISGMSLAVIVVEAPAGSGALITADWAAEQGREVFVVPGPLDQPSFEGNHRLLREGAHLFTSVADLLDELHLRPISTGAARDQPSLPELPAPEAQVWRILTTEWKHADDIVRESGLPSSDALAALTMLELKGLAERSQGNRFRRAARWR; this is encoded by the coding sequence ATGACCCCTGATGAGACGCTGGCATGGTTGCGATTGAACCGTAGCGGTCTCTCCCCGCAACGCCAGCGACAGTTGTTGGACGCCTTCGGCGCCCCTGCCGCCATCTTTGCCGCGCCTGATACGGTTCTGTTGCGGCTCCCCGGCTTCAATGAAGCAGCCCTGAGCAAACTGCGCCAAGCCCAGCACGACGCGCAACCGGAGCGGGATCTGTGGAAATTGGAACGCTTGGGCGCATGGTTGCTGACCATCCACGACGAGCGCTACCCCCCGCTGCTGCGCCGGCTCTCGGACGCCCCTGTCGCGCTTTATGTGTTGGGCACAGTGGAGCCAGCCGATGAACGCCTCGTCGCCGTCGTCGGGACTCGCCGTCCCTCAGACTACGGGCGGCGGGTCGCTTACCATATCGGTGCCGAGTTAGCAGCCGCCGGCATAACGGTTGTCAGCGGGTTAGCCGAAGGGATAGATACCGCCGCCCACAAAGGCGCGTTGGATGTTGGCGGACGCACCTTTGCCGTGTTGGGCTGCGGCTTGGATCGGCTCTACCCCCGCAGCAACAAAATGTTGGCGCGGCGCATCGCCGACAACGGCGCCCTCCTGACCGAGTTCCCATTGGGCGCGACACCACAGCCGTGGCACTTTCCCCAGCGCAACCGCCTCATCAGCGGCATGAGTTTAGCGGTCATCGTTGTGGAAGCCCCTGCCGGCAGCGGCGCTCTCATCACCGCCGACTGGGCTGCCGAACAGGGACGCGAGGTGTTCGTCGTCCCCGGACCATTAGACCAACCCAGTTTTGAGGGGAACCACCGCTTGCTTCGCGAAGGCGCACACCTGTTCACCAGCGTCGCCGACCTGTTGGACGAACTGCATTTGCGCCCTATTTCAACCGGCGCCGCTCGCGACCAGCCATCTCTGCCCGAATTACCCGCACCAGAAGCCCAAGTGTGGCGGATTTTGACGACGGAATGGAAACATGCCGATGACATCGTCCGCGAGAGCGGTTTACCCTCCAGCGACGCCCTCGCCGCGTTGACGATGCTGGAACTGAAAGGTTTGGCGGAACGCAGCCAAGGCAACCGATTCCGCCGCGCCGCCCGCTGGCGTTAA
- the vatD gene encoding Streptogramin A acetyltransferase, with protein sequence MLRWLASLTFLKCLARWVGYYIHEHVSQVPHIRKGKGVWIHPTASFRNGHNIVIGDYSHVNRDCCLWAGPNSRIVLGNFVLMGPGVRIHATNHSAELHLPMMLQPLREADVVVEDDVWLGANVVVTSGVRIGRGAIVAAGAVVTKDVPPYAIVGGVPAKVLKMRIPVPEEGSEYDARNRRTQ encoded by the coding sequence GTGTTACGATGGCTGGCTTCCCTCACCTTCCTAAAATGCCTGGCGCGATGGGTCGGCTATTACATTCACGAGCATGTTTCCCAGGTGCCGCACATCCGCAAAGGCAAAGGCGTTTGGATTCACCCGACCGCGTCGTTCCGCAACGGGCATAACATCGTCATCGGCGATTACTCCCATGTCAATCGGGACTGTTGCCTCTGGGCGGGACCGAACAGCCGTATCGTGTTGGGCAACTTCGTCCTGATGGGACCGGGCGTGCGGATCCATGCGACCAATCATTCCGCCGAATTGCACTTGCCGATGATGCTGCAACCTTTGCGGGAAGCCGATGTCGTCGTGGAGGACGATGTGTGGCTGGGCGCCAATGTCGTCGTCACCAGCGGCGTGCGCATCGGGCGCGGCGCCATCGTCGCCGCCGGTGCGGTCGTGACGAAAGATGTCCCGCCTTACGCCATTGTCGGCGGTGTGCCCGCCAAAGTGTTGAAGATGCGTATTCCGGTGCCGGAGGAGGGGAGCGAATATGACGCACGAAACCGTCGCACCCAGTAG
- the pgaB_1 gene encoding Poly-beta-1,6-N-acetyl-D-glucosamine N-deacetylase, with protein sequence MKRYLGERTMRARKDWRQSLVRVMLRRAAARWLPPAKANGLRVLAYHRVRPDADDPRSVTPALFRSHLTTLRDGGWRVVSLSTVLAHLNGNAPLPPKAVLLTFDDGYADLYEWAAPLLSEFQMPACIFMLARYVGKRGQTYSEAHYPEAPFLTAAQLRDLHRAGIEIGSHGLWHVPLALLTLKEAWKEVSLSKQLLSDLLGDEVRAFSYPWGRAGDFGQEHVTMVERAGYAAAFTMLHGVNLPPLQRFLLRRCHVYPFDDPVTFRAILEGRFDGWCLKNLPVRQWLRRLRKSPTHGTKVGKS encoded by the coding sequence TTGAAACGGTATCTGGGTGAACGGACGATGAGAGCGCGGAAAGACTGGCGACAAAGCCTCGTGCGGGTGATGCTGCGCCGTGCCGCGGCGCGGTGGTTGCCTCCGGCGAAGGCGAACGGGCTGCGGGTGTTGGCGTACCATCGCGTTCGCCCTGACGCCGACGACCCGCGCAGCGTTACGCCCGCGCTCTTCCGGTCGCACCTGACGACCCTGCGCGATGGCGGATGGCGAGTGGTCAGCCTCTCAACGGTGCTGGCACATTTGAACGGTAACGCTCCTCTGCCCCCGAAGGCGGTTTTGCTGACTTTTGACGACGGTTACGCTGACCTCTACGAGTGGGCGGCTCCCCTTCTCAGCGAGTTTCAAATGCCAGCATGCATTTTCATGTTGGCGCGATATGTGGGCAAGCGTGGGCAGACCTACAGCGAAGCCCATTACCCCGAGGCGCCGTTTCTGACAGCGGCACAGTTGCGGGATTTGCACCGCGCAGGCATCGAAATCGGTTCGCACGGGCTGTGGCATGTCCCCTTAGCGTTGCTCACCCTCAAGGAAGCGTGGAAAGAAGTGTCACTTTCCAAGCAACTGTTGAGCGACCTGTTGGGCGATGAGGTGCGGGCGTTTTCTTACCCATGGGGGCGCGCCGGCGATTTCGGGCAAGAGCATGTGACGATGGTGGAACGCGCCGGCTACGCCGCCGCGTTCACGATGCTACACGGCGTTAACCTGCCACCGCTGCAACGGTTTCTGCTGCGCCGTTGCCATGTCTACCCCTTTGACGACCCTGTGACTTTTCGGGCGATTTTGGAAGGGAGGTTTGACGGATGGTGCCTGAAAAATCTGCCCGTGCGGCAATGGCTCCGTCGGTTACGGAAGTCCCCCACGCACGGGACAAAGGTCGGAAAATCATAA
- the pimB gene encoding GDP-mannose-dependent alpha-(1-6)-phosphatidylinositol monomannoside mannosyltransferase — MNPTTSASKRLLLLAGEFPPFAGGIATAAAHLAKVLVRHGWAVTVIAPRYGQDDRTVDAGQPYRTVRLPLMRLRFLRMVPMTPVIVTLAARWRPDWVIAMRVTREGFPAVAIKQVLGVPFIVFAHALEFLRFEPRSVAWRVCRWVYERADGVAAISSASRAELLQRGLAPEKVHIVHLGVSETVLNGQTTDLPLSGNGKHNGHRVLLTVGRLVPRKGVDKVIEALPLVLREHPDVCYWVVGDGPDRQRLEELAQRLGVADRVAFTGRVPDVRPFLHACEVFVMPTREERRGDVEGFGLVYLEAAACGKPVVASAVGGAVDAVVPDETGLVVNPHDPRAIASALCRLLRDPEFAKRLGEAGRQRVLCEFTWDRTAERLTAIMQPATRGRAKR; from the coding sequence ATGAACCCCACAACTTCTGCGTCCAAACGGTTGTTGCTCCTTGCCGGTGAATTTCCGCCCTTTGCCGGAGGCATTGCGACGGCGGCAGCGCACCTGGCAAAGGTGCTGGTGCGGCACGGTTGGGCAGTGACGGTTATCGCCCCTCGCTATGGGCAGGACGACCGCACCGTTGACGCTGGGCAGCCCTACCGCACCGTGCGGTTGCCCCTGATGCGACTGCGGTTCCTGCGGATGGTGCCCATGACGCCCGTCATCGTAACGCTGGCTGCCCGCTGGCGCCCCGATTGGGTCATCGCGATGCGGGTGACTCGCGAAGGTTTTCCTGCCGTCGCCATTAAGCAAGTGTTAGGCGTGCCCTTCATCGTCTTTGCCCACGCGTTGGAGTTCTTGCGGTTTGAACCGCGTTCGGTGGCATGGCGTGTGTGCCGATGGGTTTACGAGCGCGCCGACGGCGTCGCTGCGATCAGTTCTGCCAGCCGGGCAGAATTGCTGCAGCGTGGGCTTGCCCCCGAAAAGGTGCACATCGTCCATTTGGGCGTAAGTGAGACGGTTCTGAACGGGCAAACGACGGATTTGCCCCTCAGCGGCAACGGCAAACATAACGGGCACCGCGTTTTGTTGACTGTCGGTCGGTTAGTGCCCCGCAAGGGTGTGGACAAGGTCATTGAAGCCTTGCCGCTGGTGCTGCGAGAGCACCCCGATGTTTGCTATTGGGTCGTCGGGGACGGACCTGATCGGCAGCGGTTAGAAGAGCTGGCGCAGCGCTTGGGCGTGGCAGACCGCGTCGCGTTTACGGGACGGGTGCCCGATGTCCGCCCCTTCTTGCATGCGTGCGAGGTCTTTGTCATGCCGACACGCGAGGAACGGCGCGGCGATGTAGAAGGGTTCGGGTTGGTCTATTTGGAAGCCGCTGCATGCGGCAAGCCCGTAGTCGCCAGTGCGGTCGGCGGCGCCGTTGACGCTGTCGTGCCTGACGAAACGGGGTTGGTCGTGAACCCGCACGACCCCCGAGCCATCGCTTCGGCGCTCTGCCGATTGCTCCGTGACCCCGAGTTCGCGAAACGGTTGGGTGAAGCGGGGCGCCAACGGGTGTTGTGCGAGTTTACATGGGATCGCACGGCGGAACGATTGACGGCGATCATGCAACCGGCGACGCGGGGGCGAGCAAAACGATAA
- the bamB gene encoding Outer membrane protein assembly factor BamB codes for MKKWSVGVGSVAVLAVGWLMAQSAVLWQLPRGDAHNSGFASLPIQPPLATLWSFIPLQPARVNRFSLVHDGQHAFLVTPNSLYALSLADGQINESWKTTELPHVFTTPPVVADGRVYIGTSRGEVLSFDVETGAPGPSIALKQVSINALGAHGGYLFLGTSDGFVHYAPLSNLTELRSARLGYGVTTNFAFADHKDRTVVIVGTTSRLFFLNFSDQPGAPTLRELARPLPPAGGPLTDPVYDPKTDTVYVGAGSSLARYSQWGTPALPVRLKGSVLGAPVVAPDGTVFVATDSGTVYALTPRGLSIRWQKSVMSSVHAPMLCTGEVLWVATFDGLLLALDTRTGDIRWRFRLGDINPNFVGVTVYAPIAATPFGLVVVDTLGRAYAFTDARLVRDTAPPTFYDATLLLLSVERQVVGYRLLDNPVAQEAPAIPGRPPIYLRVRVADRETGVNESSLKAQLVALRAQPTPITDLSGTFKPATGEWTINVHVEKPVEGTPERVVRVLSPLPDGEYVVVVQATDYAGNTVRESFGFRVDNTLPPPQLQTAQSTPGAPGAPGSAPGLAGARRPFGPPGGPGGY; via the coding sequence ATGAAAAAATGGAGCGTCGGAGTGGGCAGTGTCGCTGTGCTGGCTGTGGGGTGGTTGATGGCGCAATCGGCGGTGCTTTGGCAATTGCCGCGCGGGGACGCCCACAACAGCGGCTTTGCGTCCTTACCGATTCAACCGCCGCTGGCGACGCTGTGGAGTTTCATCCCATTGCAACCCGCCCGCGTTAACCGTTTCAGCCTCGTCCATGACGGGCAGCATGCATTCCTCGTTACCCCCAACAGCCTTTACGCCTTGTCATTGGCAGACGGACAAATCAACGAGTCGTGGAAAACGACGGAGTTGCCGCATGTCTTCACGACACCGCCGGTCGTGGCGGACGGACGCGTTTATATCGGCACCAGTCGTGGGGAAGTGCTCTCCTTTGATGTGGAGACGGGTGCGCCCGGACCATCCATCGCCCTCAAGCAAGTCAGCATCAACGCGCTGGGCGCCCATGGCGGATATCTGTTCCTCGGCACTTCCGACGGGTTCGTCCACTACGCCCCCTTGAGCAACTTAACCGAGCTGCGCAGCGCCCGTTTGGGCTACGGTGTCACCACCAATTTTGCGTTTGCTGACCACAAAGACCGCACTGTGGTCATCGTGGGCACGACCTCACGGCTGTTTTTCTTGAACTTCAGCGACCAACCGGGCGCTCCGACGCTGCGGGAGTTGGCGCGCCCGTTGCCTCCTGCCGGAGGACCACTGACTGACCCCGTATACGACCCCAAGACCGACACGGTGTATGTGGGGGCAGGGAGTTCGCTGGCGCGTTACAGCCAATGGGGAACGCCGGCGTTGCCCGTGCGGCTGAAGGGCAGCGTGCTGGGCGCGCCGGTGGTCGCACCGGACGGAACAGTGTTCGTCGCTACTGACTCTGGCACCGTTTATGCGTTGACGCCGCGCGGTCTGTCTATCCGATGGCAAAAATCGGTCATGTCAAGCGTTCATGCACCCATGCTGTGCACCGGTGAGGTCTTATGGGTTGCCACCTTTGACGGGCTCTTGTTGGCGCTGGACACCCGAACCGGCGACATACGCTGGCGGTTTCGGTTAGGCGACATTAACCCGAACTTTGTGGGCGTCACCGTTTACGCGCCCATCGCCGCCACACCCTTTGGGTTGGTCGTGGTAGACACATTGGGACGGGCTTACGCGTTCACCGACGCCCGCCTCGTCCGCGACACTGCACCGCCGACCTTCTACGATGCGACTTTACTGCTCCTGAGCGTTGAGCGACAGGTCGTGGGTTACCGGCTTTTGGACAACCCCGTCGCGCAAGAGGCACCTGCCATTCCGGGGCGTCCGCCAATTTACCTGCGGGTGCGCGTGGCTGACCGTGAAACGGGCGTCAACGAAAGCAGTTTGAAAGCCCAATTGGTGGCGTTGCGCGCTCAACCGACACCTATCACCGATTTGAGCGGCACTTTCAAGCCAGCGACAGGCGAGTGGACGATTAATGTTCATGTGGAGAAGCCCGTTGAAGGCACACCGGAAAGGGTCGTGCGGGTCCTTTCCCCCTTGCCCGACGGTGAGTATGTGGTCGTCGTGCAAGCAACCGATTACGCCGGCAACACAGTGCGAGAAAGTTTTGGGTTTCGCGTAGATAACACCCTACCGCCGCCGCAATTGCAGACAGCCCAATCGACACCGGGCGCGCCCGGAGCGCCCGGCAGCGCGCCGGGCTTGGCTGGTGCCCGTCGCCCCTTTGGACCGCCAGGCGGACCGGGCGGATATTGA
- the gltX1 gene encoding Glutamate--tRNA ligase 1: MNEVRVRIAPSPTGYLHVGTARTALFNWLFARQRGGKFFLRIEDTDRERSKPVFEQDILDGLRWLDLHWDGDIVYQSQRLALYQREAQRLLEMGKAYPCFCTPEELEQRRQALLAKGVAPKYDRRCRRLSPQERERWMREGRPYVLRFAMPLEGEIAFRDIVRGEIRFANRELDDFVIVKSDGFPTYNFACVVDDAAMGITHVIRGEDHISNTPRQLHLYAALGYAPPQFAHLPLLLGPDRSKLSKRHGAVSLNEYRRMGILPEAMVNFLALLGWYPRDQQEIKTREQLIAEFDLADVKPSGAIFDLEKLLWMNGVYIRRTPVEVLARLLVPYFAEQGWLHDPPTDEEQRYLLQVTPLVQERMRTLQEAVELAEFFYREPESYDEKAKSRLCREGVADLLLELSNRLDALTTFTVEQVEATVRQLAAERGMKAADIIHPTRAALTGRMEGPSLFHLMAVLGKERCVGRLRRAVAWLHSGATGTAQ; the protein is encoded by the coding sequence GTGAACGAAGTGCGTGTCCGCATCGCCCCGTCGCCGACGGGTTACCTGCATGTCGGGACAGCCCGCACGGCGCTGTTTAACTGGTTGTTTGCCCGCCAGCGCGGCGGCAAATTTTTCCTGCGCATCGAGGACACCGACCGCGAGCGCAGCAAGCCCGTATTTGAACAGGACATCTTGGACGGCTTGCGATGGCTCGACTTGCATTGGGACGGCGATATCGTTTACCAGTCGCAGCGGCTCGCTTTGTATCAGCGGGAAGCCCAACGGTTGTTGGAAATGGGCAAAGCCTACCCGTGCTTTTGCACCCCTGAGGAGTTGGAGCAGCGCCGCCAAGCGCTCTTGGCAAAAGGCGTAGCGCCCAAATACGACCGCCGGTGCCGCCGCCTTAGCCCCCAAGAGCGTGAGCGATGGATGCGCGAAGGGCGCCCATATGTGCTGCGGTTTGCGATGCCGTTGGAAGGAGAAATAGCGTTTCGCGACATCGTGCGGGGCGAAATCCGCTTCGCCAACCGCGAGTTGGACGACTTCGTGATCGTCAAGAGCGATGGTTTTCCGACCTACAACTTTGCCTGCGTCGTGGATGACGCAGCGATGGGCATCACCCATGTCATTCGGGGCGAAGACCATATTTCCAATACGCCCCGCCAGTTGCACCTTTATGCGGCGCTGGGCTACGCACCGCCCCAGTTCGCCCACCTGCCTTTGCTGCTGGGACCCGACCGCAGCAAATTGAGCAAGCGTCACGGCGCTGTCTCGCTCAACGAGTATCGGCGCATGGGTATCTTGCCCGAAGCGATGGTCAACTTTTTGGCGTTGTTGGGCTGGTATCCGCGCGACCAACAGGAAATCAAGACGCGCGAGCAACTCATCGCCGAGTTTGACCTTGCCGATGTCAAGCCGTCGGGCGCGATTTTTGACTTGGAGAAGTTGCTGTGGATGAACGGCGTCTACATTCGGCGAACGCCCGTTGAAGTGTTGGCACGCCTTTTGGTGCCTTATTTTGCTGAGCAGGGCTGGTTGCATGACCCACCGACGGACGAGGAGCAGCGTTACTTGCTGCAAGTGACGCCATTGGTCCAAGAGCGAATGCGCACGCTGCAGGAAGCCGTAGAGTTGGCGGAGTTTTTCTACCGCGAACCGGAAAGTTACGACGAAAAGGCGAAGTCCCGCTTGTGCCGCGAAGGCGTCGCCGATCTGCTGCTGGAGTTGTCTAACCGGCTGGACGCCTTGACCACATTCACCGTGGAGCAAGTGGAAGCGACGGTCCGCCAGTTGGCAGCGGAACGGGGGATGAAAGCGGCGGACATCATTCACCCGACCCGCGCCGCGTTGACGGGACGGATGGAAGGACCGAGCCTGTTCCACTTGATGGCGGTGTTGGGCAAGGAACGGTGCGTGGGACGGTTGCGTAGAGCCGTCGCGTGGTTGCACAGCGGTGCAACGGGCACCGCACAATGA
- the comM gene encoding Competence protein ComM — MLAVLESGAVWGMAPYLVRVEVDIAPGTTAFTIVGLPDKAVQESAQRVRAALRNCGYEFPAKRITVNLSPADVRKEGPAFDLPIALGILVATEQLPPLPEGTVVLGELSLDGAVQPVNGVLAIAMEARQQGRRHLLVPADNAVEAAVVDGIATFGVTSLPEAVQAVSGERTPMPRPPIAIAEPHYEVDFAEVKGQESAKRAMEVAAAGGHSILMVGPPGAGKSMLARRLATILPPLTLDEALEVTKIYSIAGKLPKGCGLMTERPFRAPHHTVSAAGLIGGGSFPKPGEISLAHHGVLFLDELPEFHRDVLEALRQPLEEGTVTVTRATHSVTFPARFVLVAAMNPCPCGYATDTVRRCTCTPQQIRTYRRRISGPLLDRFDIHLEVPRLTAEEILEPGAGEPSARIRERVLRARERQRDRFDRLGLPIPCNAHLPPKLVREVCVLDNDAKELLRTAIQSLGLSARAHDRIVKVARTIADLEGSDTIRSRHIAEAITYRSLDRQLFETL, encoded by the coding sequence ATGCTGGCAGTGCTGGAGAGCGGCGCGGTTTGGGGGATGGCACCCTACTTGGTGCGCGTGGAAGTGGACATCGCCCCCGGCACGACAGCGTTCACCATCGTCGGTCTCCCCGACAAAGCGGTGCAGGAAAGTGCCCAGCGTGTCCGCGCGGCGTTGCGTAACTGCGGCTACGAGTTCCCCGCTAAACGCATCACGGTGAATTTGTCCCCTGCGGATGTCCGCAAAGAAGGACCGGCGTTTGACCTGCCCATTGCGCTGGGCATCTTGGTAGCGACAGAGCAGCTGCCGCCGCTGCCGGAGGGCACGGTCGTTTTAGGTGAACTCTCGTTAGACGGCGCAGTGCAGCCGGTCAACGGCGTTCTGGCAATTGCGATGGAAGCCCGCCAGCAAGGGCGTCGGCACCTTCTCGTGCCTGCAGACAACGCCGTGGAAGCGGCTGTCGTGGACGGCATCGCTACCTTCGGTGTCACCAGTTTGCCCGAGGCAGTTCAGGCTGTGTCGGGCGAACGCACGCCAATGCCCCGACCGCCCATCGCTATCGCTGAGCCCCATTACGAGGTGGACTTTGCTGAAGTGAAAGGACAGGAAAGTGCCAAACGGGCGATGGAAGTGGCAGCGGCGGGGGGACACTCTATCCTGATGGTCGGTCCGCCTGGGGCAGGCAAGTCCATGCTGGCACGCCGCTTGGCGACGATCTTGCCACCATTGACGCTGGACGAGGCGTTAGAGGTGACGAAAATCTACAGCATCGCCGGCAAACTGCCCAAGGGATGCGGGTTGATGACCGAGCGTCCGTTCCGCGCCCCGCACCACACGGTTTCCGCCGCTGGGTTGATCGGTGGCGGGTCGTTCCCCAAACCCGGCGAAATCTCCTTAGCGCACCATGGCGTGTTGTTTTTGGACGAATTACCGGAGTTTCACCGTGATGTGTTGGAAGCGTTGCGTCAGCCGTTGGAGGAAGGCACGGTCACTGTGACGCGGGCGACTCACAGCGTCACTTTTCCGGCACGGTTCGTTCTGGTGGCGGCGATGAACCCCTGCCCGTGCGGCTACGCCACTGACACAGTGCGTCGGTGCACCTGCACCCCGCAACAAATCCGCACTTACCGGCGGCGCATTTCCGGACCGCTTTTGGACCGCTTTGATATCCACTTGGAGGTGCCCCGTTTGACGGCGGAAGAAATTTTGGAGCCGGGTGCCGGCGAACCCTCGGCGCGTATCCGCGAACGCGTGTTGCGTGCCCGTGAGCGACAACGCGACCGCTTTGACCGCTTGGGATTGCCCATCCCTTGCAACGCCCATTTGCCCCCGAAACTCGTCCGCGAAGTGTGCGTGTTGGATAATGACGCAAAGGAGTTGTTGCGCACCGCCATTCAATCGCTGGGCTTATCGGCGCGGGCGCACGACCGCATCGTTAAAGTCGCCCGCACCATCGCCGACTTGGAAGGCAGCGACACCATTCGTTCGCGTCATATCGCCGAAGCCATCACTTACCGTAGTCTGGACCGGCAACTGTTTGAAACGCTGTGA